The following proteins are encoded in a genomic region of Vicugna pacos chromosome 16, VicPac4, whole genome shotgun sequence:
- the SKA2 gene encoding spindle and kinetochore-associated protein 2, which translates to MEAEVDKLELMFQKADSDLDYIQYRLEYEIKTNHPDSAGKKNPVTLLKELSAIKSRYQTLHARFKPIAVEQKETKSRICATFNKTMALLQELQKHTDLELLPLTEEEKTAAEQLKAYMPGL; encoded by the exons TTCCAGAAAGCTGACTCTGATCTGGATTACATTCAATACAGGCTGGAATATGAAATCAAGACTAATCATCCTGATTCAGCAGGCAAG AAAAATCCAGTTACACTGTTAAAGGAATTGTCAGCAATAAAGTCTCGATATCAAACTTTGCACGCACGCTTTAAACCAATTGCTGTCGAGCAGAAAGAGACTAAGAGCCGCATTTGTGCTACTTTCAATAAGACTATGGCCTTGCTACAAGAACTACAAAAGCATACAGACCTGGAG cTGTTACCATTGACTGAAGAAGAGAAAACTGCGGCAGAGCAATTAAAAGCTTACATGCCAGGCTTATGA